The window CTTTGACGGTCGCCATTGTTTGAATCGCAAGGTCACTATAAAGAACTGACGCGCCGGGTTTGCCGCTCAACTCCTCGACCACCCACTGCCCCAGCACAGATTCTTCGATCCAGAAGGTGAGGCTTCCCCTAGCCTTCAATCCAGCGTTATACTCTGACCAGTTGCGGATGCGGTATTGAGGTTTCATGGCAGGTTTTATGTGTGATAACTGAAATTTACCATGCCTCTCCTGCCCGCAACCCCTCTTTCATGCAACAACGCCGTCTATCACTATGAATGAAGAATCGTAACTTCACGGGTGCAATCTCAAAACAAGGGTGCTAATTTGAAAGCAGGCACAAACAGGTTGATGGT of the Synechococcales cyanobacterium T60_A2020_003 genome contains:
- a CDS encoding transposase, with translation MKPQYRIRNWSEYNAGLKARGSLTFWIEESVLGQWVVEELSGKPGASVLYSDLAIQTMATVK